In the Sediminispirochaeta bajacaliforniensis DSM 16054 genome, one interval contains:
- a CDS encoding transketolase family protein → MAVKTTYNFDQMLSNAREAYGEELYRMAKEGKDFAFTFSDNVAPSSSAGKLLKEFPERCFNFGIAEADQVGASAGLALSGCTVFSQLFGPFLSLRAADQIHTDIAYNDVKVRLIGTHSGVTSGGGPTHNVIADLALYRAIPNLTIVVPADAGQCCKCIRASMEYEGPMVIRIDRAGSPNVYAEEYQLEIGKAIETLAGSDGYIISCGSNIYECLMASKILKEELGLSIGVVDMHTIKPLDIDTILRVARKTGMVVTVEDHSINGGLGGAVAEVLCEAGYQGIFKRIGMPDEFSVLGAPDEIYHYYGMDRHGIAVTIKDLLNRGNR, encoded by the coding sequence ATGGCGGTAAAGACAACATACAATTTTGATCAAATGCTTTCCAATGCACGAGAGGCATATGGAGAAGAACTCTACAGAATGGCGAAAGAAGGAAAAGACTTTGCCTTCACGTTTAGCGATAATGTGGCACCCTCATCTTCTGCCGGGAAACTACTCAAGGAGTTTCCCGAACGCTGTTTCAATTTCGGAATTGCGGAGGCCGATCAGGTGGGAGCCTCCGCAGGGCTTGCTCTGTCCGGCTGCACGGTATTCTCGCAACTCTTTGGACCTTTTCTATCCCTGCGCGCGGCCGACCAAATTCATACCGACATTGCCTATAACGATGTCAAGGTTCGTCTGATAGGTACCCATTCGGGTGTTACCTCCGGTGGCGGCCCCACACACAACGTTATCGCCGATCTGGCATTGTACCGAGCCATTCCCAACCTGACGATTGTGGTACCGGCAGATGCTGGCCAATGCTGCAAGTGTATTCGTGCATCGATGGAGTACGAAGGTCCGATGGTTATTCGCATTGATAGGGCCGGGTCTCCGAATGTCTATGCCGAGGAGTACCAATTGGAGATTGGAAAGGCCATTGAGACCCTTGCGGGAAGCGATGGATACATAATTTCTTGTGGTTCAAACATCTATGAATGTCTAATGGCTTCTAAAATACTAAAGGAGGAGCTGGGCTTGAGCATCGGTGTGGTGGATATGCATACCATAAAGCCCTTGGACATAGATACCATCCTTCGTGTGGCCCGAAAAACCGGTATGGTGGTTACGGTTGAGGACCATTCAATAAACGGAGGCCTTGGGGGAGCGGTTGCAGAGGTTCTGTGCGAGGCAGGATATCAGGGCATATTTAAACGTATTGGAATGCCGGATGAATTCTCAGTATTGGGAGCACCGGACGAAATCTACCATTATTACGGGATGGATCGCCATGGAATCGCAGTAACAATAAAAGATCTGCTGAACAGAGGCAACAGATGA
- a CDS encoding transketolase: protein MQRNGLQTVAELEDKCVDIRSNLLKFIYRIGMGHLGGELSIVEMAVALYYKYLNFDVLNPHMDGRDRFILSKGHCSETLYTIFSDQGAYTQDYMVEYFESLDTYKFGMHSNRKRCPQIEVSAGSLGHGLPIAVGYALGARYRGENYRVICLIGDGEFDEGTNWEALMAGGHYKLNNLVCILDKNKLQMTGTTEQVMNIEPVSDKVKAFGWNLIEIADGNDMEQVCAALNRLPERNCKKHDAPTFIISNTVKGKGVSFMEGNHKWHGGGISEADLNIALADVSNGQTRN, encoded by the coding sequence ATGCAAAGGAATGGACTTCAGACAGTTGCCGAGCTTGAGGATAAATGCGTCGATATTCGCAGCAATTTGCTCAAGTTTATTTACAGAATAGGCATGGGCCATTTAGGTGGTGAACTGTCCATCGTGGAAATGGCGGTAGCGCTCTACTATAAGTATTTGAATTTCGATGTTTTGAACCCGCACATGGATGGGCGGGACCGTTTCATCCTTTCAAAGGGACACTGCTCGGAAACCCTTTATACGATTTTTTCGGATCAGGGTGCATACACCCAGGATTATATGGTCGAGTACTTCGAATCGCTGGATACCTATAAGTTTGGTATGCACTCAAACCGTAAGCGGTGTCCGCAGATTGAGGTTTCCGCCGGCTCCCTCGGCCACGGCCTTCCAATTGCGGTAGGCTATGCTCTTGGTGCACGTTACCGAGGTGAGAACTACCGTGTCATATGCCTGATTGGTGATGGTGAATTTGATGAAGGTACGAACTGGGAGGCACTCATGGCAGGCGGCCATTATAAACTGAACAATTTGGTGTGCATCCTGGACAAGAATAAACTCCAAATGACAGGTACTACCGAGCAGGTGATGAACATCGAACCCGTATCGGACAAGGTTAAAGCCTTTGGCTGGAATCTCATAGAGATAGCAGACGGCAACGACATGGAGCAGGTTTGTGCCGCTCTCAATCGCTTACCCGAACGCAATTGTAAAAAGCATGATGCACCTACCTTCATCATTAGTAATACGGTAAAGGGTAAAGGTGTGAGCTTCATGGAAGGGAACCATAAATGGCATGGCGGAGGCATCAGCGAAGCCGACCTAAACATCGCGCTTGCCGATGTGTCGAACGGACAAACGAGGAACTAA
- a CDS encoding zinc-dependent alcohol dehydrogenase, producing the protein MKVVCGIKVGNMKERDEAKRGKVGIVDFPVKSIGPEDVKIKVAYCSICGSDPHIVGGAFGLTPPFGLGHEMSGVILELGERAGIRGLKVGDRVSGNFLHYCGTCYHCVTGNQQYCEHAGNEPCMAEYVVWHESQVVKLPDNVGLLTGCLTEPLSIGVRVMDKANMKIGSRVLVSGGGPIGLIICQLFKKYGATALTLSEPNEERCRIAKGFGVDYTINPLQENLFDRGMSITQGLGYDVIVEVSGVPSAAEAVIKLAAKCSTVLYTAMFPNNYHLPLNLYEYCYSREVTITGTYCSHYNFERTVSMLPEMDFGMFTGPDQIFDIDDCEAAFTAHLSGRYPKVIIRCNRFDGE; encoded by the coding sequence CGGCCCCGAGGATGTCAAAATAAAAGTGGCCTATTGTTCGATATGCGGGTCCGACCCGCATATCGTGGGGGGAGCCTTTGGGCTTACTCCGCCTTTTGGCTTAGGACATGAAATGTCAGGCGTAATTCTCGAATTAGGGGAACGTGCCGGAATTCGTGGTCTGAAAGTAGGGGATAGGGTTAGCGGTAATTTCCTGCACTATTGCGGCACCTGTTATCATTGTGTAACCGGCAATCAGCAATACTGCGAACATGCCGGCAATGAACCCTGTATGGCCGAATATGTTGTCTGGCACGAATCACAAGTAGTCAAACTGCCGGACAATGTCGGCCTTTTAACAGGGTGCCTGACCGAACCCCTTTCGATTGGTGTTCGTGTCATGGATAAGGCCAATATGAAGATCGGCAGTCGGGTCCTTGTCTCCGGCGGCGGTCCGATAGGTCTAATAATCTGTCAACTCTTCAAAAAATATGGTGCGACTGCCCTGACACTGAGTGAGCCGAATGAAGAACGCTGCCGTATCGCCAAGGGCTTTGGGGTTGATTATACGATTAATCCGTTACAGGAAAATCTCTTTGACCGCGGTATGTCTATTACCCAGGGACTTGGCTATGACGTTATCGTTGAGGTTTCCGGTGTGCCTAGTGCCGCCGAAGCGGTTATCAAGCTGGCGGCGAAGTGCTCGACTGTGCTTTATACCGCCATGTTTCCGAATAATTATCACCTGCCGCTGAATCTGTACGAGTACTGCTACAGCAGAGAGGTCACCATCACGGGAACCTATTGCTCCCATTACAATTTTGAGCGAACGGTCAGCATGCTACCGGAAATGGATTTTGGTATGTTTACCGGCCCCGACCAGATTTTCGATATTGATGACTGCGAGGCGGCATTTACGGCTCATCTAAGCGGAAGATACCCGAAAGTAATTATTCGCTGTAATCGTTTTGATGGCGAATAG